A segment of the Streptomyces sp. ITFR-21 genome:
GGCCAAGTAGCCGAGATGGTCCAAGCCAAGCGTGACGCGTTTGACGTGGTTATCGTCGATGAAGCCAGTCAGGCCGGGATGGACGCCCTCTTTTTGCTGTGGCTGGCACCGCGCGTCATCGTGGTCGGCGACGACAAGCAATGCGCGCCGTCGTTGTCCGGCATGGGGCGCACTCAGGCCATCCAGGACCGGCTCACGGCGCATCTGCCGGAAGTTCCGCTCTCGCTGCGTCAGCTGTACACCCCGCACACCAATCTGTACCAGTTGCTATCCACCTTCTTCCCAGAGGTCATCCGGCTCGGAGAACACTTCCGGTGCATGCCTGAGATCATCGCCTGGTCGTCGAAGACCTTTTACGACGACAAGCTCGTACCGCTGCGCCAGTTCGGTGGGGAGCGTCTTCAACCACTGCTGACGCACTTCGTCGAGGGAGCTGTGACCGAGGGTCGCGAGGGCCGTCTCCGCAACCCCAAGGAGGCGGAAGCGATCGTGGACTGCTTGGCGGAGATGGTCAAGGACCCGGCCTACCGGGACAAGAGCATGGGCGTGATCGTCCTTCAAGGACAGGGACAGATCAGACTTCTCGACGACCTCATCAAGCAGCGGCTCCCTGCGACGGTGCGCGAGCGCCACGCGATCCGTGTCGGCAACCCCGCCTCGTTCCAAGGTGACGAGCGGCACGTAATCATGCTGTCGATGGTGGTCACCGAACCGGCCCGTATCACCGGAGGCCAGCGCAGTGAGCGGCAGGCGTATAACGTCGCCGCCAGCCGCGCGCAGGACCAGATGCGCCTCTTCTACTCCGTCCATCGCGGTCATCTCAAATCGGGTGACCTGCGACTCAACCTTCTGACGTACATGGAGAATCCTCCAGAGGCATTGGCCGCTGACAACAGGATCGGGCCCGTGGCGGCCGACGTGCTGACCGCTCCTTTTGACTCACTCTTCGAGCAGCAGGTGTATCTGCGTCTGAAAGAGCGGGGTTACTACGTCATCCCGCAATTCCCCGCCGGTGAGAAACGCATCGACTTGGTGGTCATTGGGCCACGCGGACGGCTGGCCGTGGAATGTGACGGGGACTACTACCACTCGACGCCAGAGCAGATCCGGCGGGATCAGCAACGTGAACGTGAACTGCAACGTGCCGGGTGGAAATTCTGGAGGGTCCGAGAAAGCGAGTTCCGCTTCGATACGGACGCCGCACTGGCCGGCCTCTGGGAAGAGCTGGAACGGCAGGGGATCCACCCAGCGGACTACGCGCGTCCGCAGAACTCACGTCCACAGGGCGGTGCATGGGTATCACTTGATCTCTCCGCGGACGACATCCTGGAGGACGATGCTGAGGAGCAGGTCAACGCCGACAGCGCCCCCGACGCACTCGACACCCCGGAAGGCGAGGAATGAGCCAGCAGCCGGTCCGACCCGTAATAGAGCTCGACGCCAACACCCTGGAGGAGATCGCTCGCGTCATCTGCGGTGACCATCTTTACTACCGTCAGGGCTGGGAGATCGCCAAATTCCTGAAGCATGCCGGCTGGGCGGAAGTGCCTGACTTCGACGGTGCATACCGCCGTGAATGGACCCTCGCCCGCCTCACTGAACGACGCGAGGACCCCTCGGAGCTGGAGAAGGTGCTGCTGCGTCTCGCAGATCCGCTGGAGTACCTGGATGAACCGAAGCAACTGCCAGGGGTGATTGCAGCCGTCAACGCGTTCCTCGTATATGAAGGCTTCCGTCTGGACAGCCCCGGCGGACGGCCTCGCCTTGTTGCCTGTGATCCAGCCCTAGCATATCCAGGCCAACATGCACCGGCGGAGTTCAAGGCCGTAATGGCCGACATCATCAAAGACCCAGGGACGGCGGACCTTCTCCAGCGCCGCCTTGACGAGGCCCAGACGTGTTACGCCAACGGCGCTCATGTCGCGGCGATCATCATGCTGGGCAGCCTGCTGGAGGGGGCCCTCGTGCAGGTGATCCAAGAACGTGACCGCTTTGTCCTTGGATCCACCACGCCGGACAAGGCAACGCTTGATGTGCTCATCAAGGTGTGTCACCGGGCCGGCTGGATCGGAGCTGATATCGAGCGCTTCTGCCATGAACTGCGCAAATACCGCAACTACGTCCATCCGCGGGCAGAGATCAGGGAGGCCCACACGCCTGACCGAGACACCCTGAACGTCTCATGGCAGGTTGTCAGTGCAGTCCTCAACGACTTGGCCACGACCCAACCCGAACGGCCCTGACCGGCGGTCTCCGCTCTCGGCACCAGCCTGCTCGCTGCCGGGAGCGGGGCGCAGGAAAGTGAGGGGCCTCGCTCTTTCCGGACAATGGTCTGACAGTTTATTTCACGCGGCTATACGAAACTCCATGTATGCGGCGTGAACTTCTCGCGGTGGGCGGTATCCGACAGCCGAGTGCAGGCGTTTGTGATTGTACCAGAGTTCGATGTATCGAGTGATGTCCCGTCGGGCGTCCTCTCGGGTCGGGTAAATCACGCGAAAAACCCGCTCGTTCTTCAGATCGCCGTAGAATGATTCCGCCATCGCGTTATCCCAGCAGACGAGCCTTGCCGCTGAAGGGCTGCTGGAGCGGCAGCATCTGCAGGAGTGGGTGATCGGCAACCCGCAGGTACTCGGGGACACGGTGCTGGTGATTGTACTGCCCCGTGAGGTTGGGGACGCGGCTGGCGGGTGGTTGGCCTTTGAGCGCGGTGTGTCCGCGGTGGTGTTTGTAGGTGTGGAGCCACTGCGGGTATGCCTCGCGTCGTTCGGCTTCGCTGCGGTAGAGCTTTGCGTAGGCCCATTCGTCCAGCAGGGTGCGGTTGAACCGCTCGACCTTCCCGTTGGTCTGGGGCCGGTAGGGGCGGGTGCGCTTGTGTGCGATGCCCTGCGCTGCA
Coding sequences within it:
- a CDS encoding integrase core domain-containing protein — its product is MAESFYGDLKNERVFRVIYPTREDARRDITRYIELWYNHKRLHSAVGYRPPREVHAAYMEFRIAA